In Amphiprion ocellaris isolate individual 3 ecotype Okinawa chromosome 2, ASM2253959v1, whole genome shotgun sequence, the genomic stretch TGATCTTCTGCATCTCCACACAACACAAAGGTGCTCATGCAAACCAAACATTCTGTTTTTGAACTGATCTTAAAAACCAAGaggtttatttctttaatagaAACCTGTTGTGGTTAAATGATCGCTTTGGCAAATACACATACATGCTGAGATGTGAAAGCTTTAAAGAATGGAAGCAGAAAAAACTGCCAGTCTGGCCTACTTTTATATAACATGTCTATTGTTGATCTTTAAAGCTAATAGAATGCTAAATGTAAACCGACAGAGAACAGCTTATTAACTTAACACACTTAACACTAGAGACATAAACCCATCACTTTCTGAAGTGGCCAATTTTAGTATGTTTTCCAGAAGATAGCTTACACCAAGAAATGTAAATTTACAAATGAGAACACTTTAAGAAAGCTTGATTTTCACGAGAGTTAAATATGCAATGCTCTGTAAACAGAGAAGAAACTAACTTTCTCTCTCTACCTAGTAATATTCCTGAAAAGGGGACTCAACATTTCCTCTGTGGCTTTTGGAAGTAAGAAAAGCATCAGCTCATTCTCAACTACAGTTTGTGGTGAAAAACTTAGAAAACACGTTTTTCTAACATTAAGAAAGCATGAACTTTAACTCTAAAAGTACATTGCTGTAACTAACTGTATTACTTCacttgtttctatttttgttatattttgggACAGTGATATTGAATACTGACAACGACAAGGTGCTGGTTGGTGCCGGTGTTGCATCTATGGATGTGAGGTTGTGGATGAGAGTTATGATGAGTATTTTTGTGTGGTGACTCTGTTGGAGCCTAAGCTATGCCTTGTTGATGCACTGCTTTTGCAAATTCTTTTTCCTACATTACCTAGTCAGACCTCATAATGATCCACCCAATACGTCAAACTGCGTATGCTGAGGACCatttaacaactttttttatttaagtcCTCATATCCCCACAACTTGTCATCACAAAGTGACgccttagcttagcataaagactgcacagagagaaacagctagcctggctctgtctACATATAACATGCTTAGGGTTGATCTTTAAATGTGATATGAAGCAAAAGGTAGCTGTCGATCAGCTTAGCCTAAAGACTGGACACAGAGAAACAGCTAGCTTGGCTCTGACCATATACACAATaattatgtgaaaaaaaaaatccattcagCAAGACTTGCaaatgtttttacactttatacTTTTGTGCGTATGAAATTCTGAGATATAATGAGATATTGTTGATCTTCAAcacatccatcttttacataCAATATATGTTGCTGAACCAATTCTTAGCTGTAAGCAGTGACTTCGGCCACTTtaagccttgattatactccAATGCTGACACCCACAGACACGTAGTTGTTGTCTGCTCACTGAGTCTTTTCTCAATCATCAACACGTTCAACATAAAATCTGGCGTTCAGGTCATCACAACAAACCTCCATAGAACTGGAGTTGCGTCCAGTAACTACTATTAGTTGCTGTTGTGTTACACTAGGAGTTAACATTGCTGTTGAAGCTGCTGAATCCCACACCGCCAATTTCAGGGTTATTCCTGTAAACATTCACACCAATTCACACCTGTCCCAAATTCCTGCAGTGAAAAGGCGCCTTATCCAtctaataaaacataaattctACACAAAGGAGCTACACAGTGTGAGGAGGTATAAACCTGTGCTTATCTATACAACCCAGGTGAGTCATGAAACGGTAAAAGCCGTTGATTGTTATCACTTGTTCAGCATTCTTTAGCAACTGTTGGACTTCAACTGCCATGCAAATCAGCACATTTGCCTGTGAGCATTGAGATAAAGCATCCTGCAGACTTGTTTACCCCCCAAACCTCCACATTATGCTTttcatgcaaaaagaaaaaagaaaaaaagaggctgCACTCAATACCATGACCAGGGCCCAGCCCCCACCGCCAGCTGATCCAGGAGTCTCCATCCATATGCATGTATGTGAATGAAGGTGGTGCTAGTGGAGGGGAGAACAGCAGATGGCAGGGCTGCCCCCGTCATGTCTGCTTTCTGGGGAGAACAATGCATCTCTCAGAGCTCTTATTAAAGGAGGGGAAGGGGATTTCGGTGCACGGACAGCTGGCAGGCAGCACGCCTCACACCCTCCTCCCTCCACgtccacacagacagacacacactctgcaaTTAACTGGCACGGGCCACGGCTTAAATATTTACCAGGCACATGCAAACAAAAGGCTGCTCAAGAAATAATGATTAATCCATGTCTCAATTATATGACAGCACTTTACATCAGGGGCTGACTAGTCGTAGTGGGAGCAGGTTGGTATCATAAAGTATGAAGAATCCACCTCAGTTCAGCATTAACCAACACAAACTGGAATGagattttacattaaaagtagtgttttattgttgcttttacaataataacaaatcagttgatcatttaagacttttatcaagcaaaaataactttaaagcttttcaaatgtgaaaatgtcatgcttttctctgttttgactCATGTAGACCGTGTATTTTTAAGTTTTGAGCTGTCAGTCGGACCAAGCACTGATGCTCATTTTTCATACTTTACTGGTATTTTTCATACAAAACAACTAAGCAATTatggttaaaaacaaaacaataaacaaagtatTTGCCACATTTTGTGAAGAGAAATTGTCAAATATCAAcatatttatttcatctttaacaaatccccAGGTTAAATCTTGATTTTCCTCATTTCCGTATCACTTTAAGATGTTTATTAAGCAAATGTCTCAGTCGTATTTCTGTTTAAAGCATGGactgtataaaaacacattaggTGTTATCATTAGATATCTTCAATTGTTTGaggcttttttaaatgtgaacatttgctgCTTTCCTCTGGTTTAAATCCTTATCTTAACAGAATATTTTGGAATTTTGATCTGTTAGTTGCATGAGGTCTTTGAACACATCGCTTCAAAAAATggcagacattttttaaaattctttacTTCCATTTCTAAGACTGAACAACACGTTTTGTgatgaaaaaacatcaaatatcaaaatattttttagttgTAGGAAATATTCAGGcctaaattttattttttctcgttccttttgtactttttaagtcatttatcaaacacacacaacaaaaaaaacagcagacatCTTTAAGGTTAAAGTTTCACTGACAAAGAATAAGAcaaagatttgctgcttttctctgttttaaacCATAAATTGAAAATTTTGAGTTTTGAACTGTTGGTTGagcattttctgtgtttcactGAGATTTTTAGAATAAACAACTAAACAATTagggtaaaaataaaaatatatttcaactACTTTCCACATTTTGGGACGATAAATCGAcactgaatgtattttttgtcaaatatcatTTTCGCAAATGGCCTAAATCTTGCTTTTCCTCAtactttcttgtgttttctttaaactCAGACATCCTGACATGTCATATTTTATAATACTACATTCCAAAGCCTTTTATGACAGTGAGGTTGTAAtgttttactgcactttatgatcttttttttttaatctcctgcAGTCTCACAGTAACATTCCTGTGTGCTGCCTCTGACATAAAACTGTAAGGACTTAAATCTTCTTCAACTGTAGGAGCTGCAGGGACTTAAAATTCCTAAAACTgcaccacaacaaaaacaagaagtagCTCTTTTACATGACACAAACGGCCAGCtgaggtgctgctgctgctgctgctctgaatacatttttttttccgcTCTCCCCCtgctcctccccctctcctcctcccctctgctcCGCTTTTGATCCCACAGGGACTCGGAGCTTTTACATTCCAGTCATTCCAGCCGCAGCGAACAATCGGCCCTCAGTTATTTATTAGTGCGCCTCGCAGCTCCGCTCggctcagtctgctgctgctggccgcCGGTGCGCACACACATGGAGGGAAGGAGCTGTGGGAGCCTGCGGACGGGTTTCAAATAAACTGCGAGCGCTGAACCGAGATACTACAACGCTGTTCGCTGTGTGATGACACTGCAATCTGGtgagttttacattttatcatCGCTTTTGGCTGCTTTGTACGTGCATGCCTGGTAACTGGGAGACCCATTGACTTTACGCATGGCGCAGTAGTAGCTGTTGGATCGTGTAGCTTGCATATATGCGAGTTTGCCTCTTTTATTTAAAGCTAACTTCACCCGAATCGcgtttatttagttagtttttgtGGGAAAAACATTGGTTTTACATTACTGGGCTCTGATTTCCACAAATGAAtcaattaaaaacattattttagattttaaagcaCCCATCAGTTGTATTTCACAGGATTCATTCACTAAAAAGCCACAAGGAACTTTAGAACAATtgcttttgtatgtttttagcattttcaaGGTAATATATTATTGTGATCCATATCATTTTTGTGGAATGAGTGTTTGTTGTGCTAGAACCTGTGCAACTGCTGAGTCGATGAGTTGATTAAccgattagttgtcaactattaaatcaATCACCAACTGTCTCGATAATCGATTAATCTCTgtgagcatttaaaaaaaaattcttctgtGAATATTTCGTGGTTTCTCTCCAATGATGTAGAACTGTAAACTCACtatctttgggttgtgaacAAAGCTAGATGTTTGCTGATGTCActttgggctttgggaaacattaTTCACCGTTTTTTCAGGCATTTTACAGACCAAGCAATGATGTGGTTAAGCAAGGAAATAATCCACAGATTAATCAGCAGTGGAAGTAATTGTTAGTTGTACACAACCCAAAGGAAGCCTTAACTGAGTGATTTAATGAGAGCGTTAATGTGCCGCTGTGATTCACACGGGTGCAGATTTTGTGGAACATTGATGGTTTGGAGGTCATACTCATGAAATTTTGAGCATTAAACActtaatttcctgcattctggcgAATTTACGTCACATACTTGTGCCTTCTCTGCGTGCATCTATGAATGCTGTTATAGCTATTTTCCAAAATAAACGTCCTctgcttcttttcatttttactttggGACAATTACATGCTCTAAATTGCTCCAAATTGTGGGAATAAGTCTGCTTGTTGTAGACTGTGTGCACCTGTTGAGTGTTGGATTAATCCACTAACAATCCGCAGGGAACTTTGAGATAATGATTTTAGTATGTTTCCAATATTTTTTGGATAATTAGTCATCTTGATTCGTATGAAACTTAGGACATGAGTGTTTGGGGGTGAGTGTGGGCAAATGTTGAGCATTAAATTTGTCTATCTGGAAAAGGTTGTGTATTTCAATGTGTGGgcaatgatgaaaatataaaatccaCAGTAATAATTGGAGCTGTAGTGACATACCTATCAGGGTATTTCCAGCAATGAGGCATTGTGCAATAGAAGGTAGTAGaagtacaaacaaaaaaatctgtgttgatCAGATaagatgtgacaaaaatgttgtGTTGTGCCAAGTATAATCAAGATTTTTGTTTTCCCACAGATCTGTGATTTGTGAAGTGTCCACACCACCGAATCgagacttgtttgtttttgttttttaacttatttctggCTGACTGAGATGAGAACTGCTGAGGACTCTTCTGGAACGGTCCTGCACCGTCTCATCCAAGAGCAGCTCCGCTACGGAAACCTGACAGACACTCGCACTCTCCTGGCGATCCAGCAGCAGGCCCTGCGTGGAGGCAGCGGCGGCGGCACCGGCAGCCCTCGCTCCTCTCTGGAGAGCCTGACTCAGGAGGAGACACAGTACATCCAGATGTCAACACGACAGGAGCCCCAAGGCCAGGAGCACCAGGGGGACTGTCTGCACTCTGAGAGCTCCGTGTGCCACCTTTACCAGCTGCACGGGGAGGAGCTGCCCACCTATGAGGAGGCCAAAGCCCACCTGATCTCCCAGCAAGGACAGATGGAGCAGGACGGCCTCGGCATGGACATAATGGGAGGTCAAAGTGAGGGTCAGTGGGATCTGAAGAGAGAGCACGCTCGCTCTCTGAGCGAGAGGCTCATGCAGCTCTCTCTGGAGAGAAACGCACCCAGAGACAGTCTGGCTATGAGCTCTTCACACAGCTACCCACAGCTGTACAATACCAGTAATGTTACAAACGCTGCGGCTCCGGACAGACAAGGGGGCCAACACTGTGCCGACCAGCGTGGACCCCCTCCGGACTATCCTCTCTTTGCCAGGATTCCTGGATACATGCTGAGCCACTCAGAGGAGCACGTTCAGTACCACCGAGACCCTCCTCCCCCCTTCTACTCCCAGCATCACAGGTAATTCTCACAATCTATATTTGCTCTGAATATCAAATAGTAAAATGTAACCAAGTGAACAGCTCCAGACAAGAGTGTCTTTAAATGTTTCCTGTGGTTTTCAGCAGAGTTGTAATGAATCACTCATGTCTCCCCTCTGTAGGTATGTGTCGGCTCAGACCCAGGTGGCTCACAGCGGCATCATCGCAGCCTCCGGCAATAACTCTGCTCAGAGCGACGTGTTGATGCGGGAGAACGACCGGCTCAGGAGGGAGCTGGAAGTTTACGCTGAGAAGGCCGCCAGGCTGCAGAAGGTGAGAAGAGGGAGGTGAATGCAATGAATGGAGCTGTTGGCTCATAGAGGGTGTGGAAAACAACTTTTGTCCTGCCAGAACATGTTGGAGTGATAATCTCTCTGGCAATTAATTTCTCATGCGCTGTGTGGCGAGATCGCTGTGATTGGTTCGCTTCACGTAGGAAGAGTTTTCTCACTATTTCCCAGCCCTTTGTCTTCCAAAACATGCTGGCATACTGCTGGGTTGGGAGATGGATGCTTTGACACCTGGGACCCACAAGTGTTCACTCAGGAATGTCGAGTCACTCATTCAGTTGCGCATAGTGTTCAAAAGTTATTTGCCTCTAGGTGACTAATTAGCCTCATTGATATTAATATaaaccacagaccagacaaTGAATGGGGATGCTTCTGCCAGAGACTGATCTTCttctcacattttcttcacAGCTGGAGGTGGAGATTCAGAGGATATCTGAGGCTTATGAGACCCTGATGAAAGGCTCTGCCAAGCGGGAAACtctggagaaaacaatgaggAATAAGCTAGAGGCCGAGCTTAAGAGGATGCACGACTGCAACCGAGACCTGAAAGGTTTGTGTCAGTTTATCTGTTGAAGCAAAACtgtctgttttaaaatgtagctCTGTAAATGTTTGCATAGGTGTAGATTACAGGGATGTGCAGTGGATATGCCCCTTTTATATTTAGAGCATGTGCATTTGTCCTCCCCAGTGAAAACATGACAGAGGCAGAAGACTTTTactaagaaaaacaaatataacatTACTCAAAGGCCCAACACTGCCTTGGACAGGGTTTGGCCTTTTTTCTTCACTGCTGGAGTCTTTATTAACtctaaaaatatgaattctGAGGTCGTAAAGCCACTGGGTCAAGAATTGAAAACATTATTAGATCAATATATGTTTGATTATATCTTGAATTGTCGCTTGGAGCatgaaatttgtgtttttaattacatACATAATGACATTTCTACTATAAAGTGTTTAATGCTCAAGTTGACTTTTAATGCGTCTTCTTCAATCTTCAAAGGAAACCCATGAGTGTGTATAACCACTGTTTTGTTCTCTGTGCAGATCAACTTGAAACAGCCACCAAACACAGAGCAGCCAAGGAGGCCGAGTGCACAAACCAGAAGGAGCACGTCTTTGCAAAACTCCTTGAACAAAGTTAGTATCTGCATCGGTTCCAGAAACTCCTCTCAGTTCGCGGTTCACGACAGAAGAAAGCTGATCTGATTCGTCAAATCAGACTTCCCCATGTTAACAATAGCAGGGACATAGCTGAGCAGGGATTGGTTTCCTCCTGCAGAGATGTGGTGCGTTACACAAGCTGCATGTCGGGACACAAATGGCTCGATCTCTAATGTTAAGAGTCACTCTCGGCACCTCGACGCCAGCCATATTTCATAGCTGCAGTAAATGTGGCCTGGATTCCAGGAATTTTTTTAGGTATTTCAGGCTGTTCCACCATTAGGAATGCTCCCCCTGCTCCACCCCCTCATCCTCTGCTCAGTTTTGCATCACTGCTGACTTTCCTCCTCGAGGGGAACTAATAAGTCTGGGACTCCAGGGCGTCCCGGCCTAACTCAGCATGACCCCTGGCAAGCTCCTTCTCCTTGTTTGGGCATTTCGTTACCCCGTTGGCTTCACGGTGATCGGACAGTTGAGaagatttcttttctttttttgcagttctGTGCAGGGATGAGCTGCCGAGAAAATGGATTTTCCTGTCATCTGACAGTAAAGATCAGCTGGAATGACAGTTGCAGTGTTAGAGCAGCAGGCATGTGATTGTCTTGAGCCCTCAGATTTGACATACTGTCTTTCCTTTGCAGTTATCTTGGCAAAGCCACAAGTGAAAATATAATAGCGGGATgtagtttatatttttttttcttgcaagaACCACTTGAAATATATTTTGAGCTGCTTGTTTACTTCACGTCCTTAGAAGCATTCCAGAGCTTTTGCCAGTACAAAGCTATGCTTGTGTGCATAAGTGGATAAGAGGAAGTCTGCATTCCCTCAGCAGGCATGCACTCGTGTTGTGTAATCAGCCCCCTTTCTGAAGTGGCACACCAGCCTCTCTGAAAGTGCTCATTAAAACAGGCACCAGCCATTATTTGGTAAATGAGAAATACTTCATTTTCATGCTGGTTATGAGTTTACAGGTCAACAAAACTAGTTTTAgctctgatttattttcagtataGAAGAAAAGGTGTCAGATGGTCTGTTGTTGAACCACATGCCTTGATAACTGCGTGTATAAACGTCTCTTGTTGGGTCACATTCCATTTAAAGTGCAGCTCTATGACTGATTGCTTGTGTGGTCACTTGACTGACCCCAGCAGTGGCCACtgtttaacatttctttgaCCTCTCCAAGAAGCCTGTTAttctgaaaagaaaataatagcCTTTCAGCCTCGTATGTCTCTCTAATctagtttcttttttcctttctgtatctcAGATGAGGAGCAGCAGCGGGAACGCGAACGTCTGGATAGGCAGATTCAACATCTGCGAGTGTCCGGCGAGGAGAGCCAGCGGAGACGTGAGCTGCTGGAACAGGCTCTGGCCTCGGCTCAAATCCGCAACCGGCAGCTGGAGGAAGAGCTGCAGAGGAAGAGGGCCTATGTGAAGAAAGTGGAGCGGCTGCAGAGCTCGCTGGCTCAGCTGCAGGCGGCCTGCGAGAAGAGGGAAGCGCTGGAGCTGCGACTGCGAACTCGGCTGGAGCAGGAATTGAAAAGCCTCAGAGCACAACAGGTGAGGAAATCTTtcaatgtttcatttcattgcCTGCTCCGTAAAGGAATAGTTTCATTAATGTGGATGTTTGTGTTCTTGCAGAGAGATACATGACACATGAATTTACTGCCAAGAGATGTTTGCTTGGTTTAGCATAAAGACTttaaacagagggagagagctACTCTGGTTGGGTGAAAATCTTCATGCCAAACGAGTTAGCCGCTGGCTCTAGCTTCATATTTATCTTACAGATATGATAGTGGTATCAatctttttatttgaattttgaaaCGGAAAAGAAGTGAAATGCATTAAAGCCTAGTGGACCTATTCGTATGGCACTGCTGGAAGTTGTTTGGAGCTGCAAGTTGACAACAATAAACCGTGATGTATTCTGAGGAAAGAACAGAGCTGGTGTAGGTACCAGACCTGCGTTTGCTGATGacataaatgtgtaatttaaaatattcagagtACAAATGGAGGTTGTGCTTAACTCACagccttttattgtga encodes the following:
- the amotl2a gene encoding angiomotin-like 2a — translated: MRTAEDSSGTVLHRLIQEQLRYGNLTDTRTLLAIQQQALRGGSGGGTGSPRSSLESLTQEETQYIQMSTRQEPQGQEHQGDCLHSESSVCHLYQLHGEELPTYEEAKAHLISQQGQMEQDGLGMDIMGGQSEGQWDLKREHARSLSERLMQLSLERNAPRDSLAMSSSHSYPQLYNTSNVTNAAAPDRQGGQHCADQRGPPPDYPLFARIPGYMLSHSEEHVQYHRDPPPPFYSQHHRYVSAQTQVAHSGIIAASGNNSAQSDVLMRENDRLRRELEVYAEKAARLQKLEVEIQRISEAYETLMKGSAKRETLEKTMRNKLEAELKRMHDCNRDLKDQLETATKHRAAKEAECTNQKEHVFAKLLEQNEEQQRERERLDRQIQHLRVSGEESQRRRELLEQALASAQIRNRQLEEELQRKRAYVKKVERLQSSLAQLQAACEKREALELRLRTRLEQELKSLRAQQSQSQTSDSTASELSSSSQQQQQLREKEERILALEADITRWEQKYLEESTMRQFAMDAAATAAAQRDTTIINHSPRHSPNNSFNEDLPLSTHRHQEMENRIRALHAQLLEKDAVIKVLQQRSRWEQGKLEKQNLRPARSVPSINTVTSSTDSKAVAKSLSDDQTGASVLQPRPFVSAKSSSRDSSTQSDEAPQEPEAEADKGKTSDGTSAASTEESKAQLKTLKSINSSDAEMVEILI